A single window of Candidatus Eisenbacteria bacterium DNA harbors:
- a CDS encoding HEAT repeat domain-containing protein, translating to MAHIAPQDPTATTSRGNLHDARIKAVYSWVNQLGRTLKTCRLYDSNNPTVVRFRDELVAALAKLLEEHGGFTVEFTADDVVCEEVSLYPARSREDNLALPFYRDGVRSITFNVGVLPREIDSLVESVLQVTGQNIGQDDLVTLLWEAQLEHLEIDSVPSEGDFGGGPGEADDAGELVPWPQPGQVEDGETPELDASGEEIGAKPEGRSDDWTVSDDSGEVEKGFATLETLARHEVQRFATQYEAERNVAPVTTALAILRAALTTGVVPEDRLEFGRFVPRLLRLSIGRGAWLEAREAISLMSEIGDEEGARQNLSQEMLQPISISSVTEHLDQQEANSLAEFIAFAREFGDTGVDFLTLVLGESQQRRNRRLIAEAIADLCRANPERLAPYLSDRRWYVVRNIVHILGWIGTDSIAGMLQVALRHPEPRVRQEAVAALGQVSARVARPMLLKLLDGTEARTFCAVLHQLSVEKHAATAKLVLGFMLEPTFEQRSPEEKRAIYTAISSIGGDEVVGELEAELLKGNWFSRTQEGHRQAVARCLARIGTPLSKQVLERGRTSKRGPVRQACEMALLGFNERD from the coding sequence ATGGCCCACATCGCCCCACAGGACCCAACCGCTACCACGAGCCGCGGCAATCTTCATGACGCCCGGATCAAGGCGGTCTACTCGTGGGTCAATCAGCTGGGGCGCACGCTCAAGACCTGCCGGCTCTACGACTCCAACAACCCGACCGTGGTGCGGTTCCGCGACGAACTGGTTGCGGCGCTCGCCAAGCTGCTCGAGGAACACGGCGGCTTCACGGTCGAGTTCACCGCGGACGACGTGGTGTGCGAAGAGGTGTCGCTCTATCCGGCGCGTTCGCGCGAGGACAATCTGGCACTGCCGTTCTACCGCGACGGCGTGCGTTCGATCACGTTCAATGTGGGCGTGCTGCCGCGCGAGATCGACTCGCTGGTCGAGAGCGTGCTTCAGGTCACCGGGCAGAACATCGGTCAGGACGACCTCGTCACGCTGCTGTGGGAAGCGCAGCTCGAACACCTCGAGATCGACTCGGTGCCGTCCGAGGGCGACTTCGGTGGCGGACCCGGCGAAGCGGACGACGCGGGCGAGCTGGTGCCGTGGCCACAGCCGGGCCAGGTCGAAGACGGCGAGACGCCCGAACTCGACGCCAGCGGCGAAGAGATCGGCGCCAAGCCCGAGGGCCGCTCCGACGACTGGACCGTGAGCGACGACTCGGGCGAAGTCGAGAAGGGCTTCGCGACGCTCGAGACCCTGGCGCGCCATGAAGTCCAGCGCTTCGCGACCCAGTACGAAGCCGAGCGCAACGTGGCTCCGGTGACCACGGCACTCGCGATCCTGCGCGCGGCACTCACCACCGGCGTGGTGCCCGAGGACCGTCTCGAGTTCGGCCGCTTCGTGCCGCGACTCCTGCGGCTCTCGATCGGTCGCGGCGCATGGCTCGAGGCGCGCGAGGCGATCTCTCTGATGTCCGAGATCGGCGACGAGGAAGGGGCGCGCCAGAATCTGTCGCAGGAAATGCTGCAGCCGATCTCGATTTCGAGCGTCACCGAGCATCTGGATCAGCAGGAAGCGAACTCGCTCGCCGAGTTCATCGCGTTCGCACGTGAGTTCGGCGACACCGGTGTGGACTTTCTCACGCTGGTGCTGGGCGAGAGCCAGCAGCGCCGCAACCGAAGACTGATCGCCGAAGCGATCGCCGATCTGTGCCGCGCCAATCCCGAACGCCTCGCGCCCTATCTGTCGGATCGTCGCTGGTACGTGGTGCGCAACATCGTGCACATCCTGGGCTGGATCGGAACCGACTCGATCGCCGGCATGCTGCAGGTCGCCCTGCGGCACCCCGAGCCGCGCGTGCGGCAGGAGGCGGTCGCCGCACTCGGCCAGGTCAGCGCACGGGTCGCCCGGCCGATGCTGCTCAAGCTGCTCGACGGAACCGAAGCGCGCACGTTCTGCGCCGTGCTGCACCAGCTCAGCGTCGAGAAGCACGCAGCGACCGCGAAGCTGGTGCTGGGCTTCATGCTCGAACCGACCTTCGAGCAGCGCTCGCCCGAGGAGAAGCGCGCGATCTATACCGCGATCTCGTCGATCGGTGGCGACGAAGTGGTCGGCGAACTCGAGGCCGAGCTGCTCAAGGGCAACTGGTTCTCGCGCACTCAGGAAGGACACCGTCAGGCGGTCGCGCGATGCCTCGCACGGATCGGGACGCCATTGTCGAAGCAGGTGCTCGAGCGCGGACGCACCTCGAAACGCGGGCCGGTCCGGCAGGCGTGCGAAATGGCGCTCCTGGGGTTCAACGAACGTGACTGA
- a CDS encoding T9SS type A sorting domain-containing protein produces the protein MKRRVLIGALVLLFVSRDAEAHPSGEVIANGGGRSSNASQVLRGTLGQATVGRSASSVHALSHGFWSFGGSRVVGLEPPDETLRLPHAIAIGPAFPSPSPGTVRFAVALPHAASVSLEVFDLAGRPVGALAPRAFAAGYQSLEWRAPLDHAGVYFARVRVEAVIVAQRRIVVVR, from the coding sequence ATGAAGCGGCGCGTGTTGATCGGAGCGCTGGTCCTGCTGTTCGTCAGCCGAGACGCCGAAGCGCACCCGAGCGGCGAGGTGATCGCCAACGGCGGCGGGCGCTCGAGCAATGCATCGCAGGTGCTGCGCGGGACGCTCGGGCAGGCGACGGTCGGTCGCAGCGCCTCGTCGGTCCACGCACTGAGCCACGGGTTCTGGAGCTTCGGAGGCTCGCGCGTGGTAGGACTGGAGCCGCCCGACGAAACGCTCCGGTTGCCGCACGCGATCGCGATCGGCCCCGCGTTTCCGAGCCCGTCACCGGGAACGGTGCGTTTCGCCGTCGCGCTGCCGCACGCGGCGAGCGTGAGCCTGGAAGTGTTCGACCTCGCGGGGCGGCCGGTCGGCGCACTCGCGCCGCGAGCGTTCGCCGCCGGATATCAAAGCCTCGAGTGGCGTGCGCCGCTCGACCACGCCGGCGTCTACTTCGCTCGCGTGCGAGTCGAGGCAGTGATCGTCGCCCAGCGACGGATCGTGGTGGTGCGGTAG
- a CDS encoding HD domain-containing protein, with protein MTDANAMSPGAGGGANGDGGSLATLGPQFLLKLSAMMRTARTYDVANQAFQRQAREFLGLIGETFEAEHDDVTLVAVGEHFYLNGVRVRANASLLPVYHSLMAEFERRAVGGIRFLEGISEAEFERFFQLLMAAETGALAERLSETLREASVEHVVIIPASDLEDSEFTQALDQKRENTERGRAKRVFWRAVLGTKRVVLRARQTGRPDLRQAKRLVQPVVDSIMNHEYSVVGLTALKDHDEYTYAHCVNVSVLSIGMGQQLGLSRQVLADLGVAALLHDIGKIAVPGDVLRKPAALSSDEWRLMRRHPLEGVKMMTRMPGLTAVTLDAMRVCLEHHMNFNRTGYPEVKGDWGQSTLSRIVSVADCFDAITAHRAYHKRPRTAFEGLQYLVGDARLNFDPAALWALVKTVGLYPAGTLLQTDSGHIVLVISPNPEDVARPSVRVILRPDGSAPPADQHEEWAPMPRHVAVAKILPPESIETSTSELLAA; from the coding sequence GTGACTGACGCCAACGCCATGAGCCCCGGAGCGGGCGGAGGCGCGAACGGCGACGGCGGTTCGCTCGCCACGCTCGGGCCGCAGTTCCTGCTCAAACTGTCCGCCATGATGCGGACCGCGCGCACCTACGACGTGGCGAATCAGGCGTTCCAGCGCCAGGCCCGCGAGTTCCTGGGGCTGATCGGCGAAACCTTCGAAGCCGAGCATGACGACGTCACGCTGGTCGCGGTCGGCGAGCACTTCTATCTGAACGGCGTGCGGGTGCGTGCGAACGCCTCGCTGCTGCCGGTCTATCACTCGCTGATGGCCGAGTTCGAGCGCCGCGCGGTGGGCGGGATCCGCTTCCTCGAAGGCATCAGCGAGGCCGAGTTTGAACGGTTCTTCCAGCTCCTGATGGCGGCCGAGACCGGAGCGCTCGCCGAGCGCCTGAGCGAGACGTTGCGGGAGGCCAGCGTCGAGCACGTGGTGATCATTCCGGCTTCGGATCTCGAGGACAGCGAGTTCACGCAAGCGCTCGACCAGAAGCGCGAGAACACCGAACGCGGCCGCGCCAAGCGGGTGTTCTGGCGGGCAGTGCTCGGCACCAAGCGAGTCGTCCTGAGGGCGCGTCAGACCGGCCGCCCCGATCTTCGGCAGGCCAAGCGACTGGTGCAGCCGGTGGTCGACAGCATCATGAATCACGAGTACTCGGTGGTCGGTCTGACGGCACTCAAGGATCACGACGAGTACACCTACGCGCATTGCGTCAACGTGTCGGTGCTCTCGATCGGCATGGGACAGCAGCTCGGTCTGTCACGCCAGGTGCTGGCGGATCTCGGCGTGGCGGCGCTGCTGCACGACATTGGCAAGATCGCGGTGCCGGGCGACGTGCTGCGCAAGCCCGCCGCACTCTCGAGCGACGAATGGCGGCTGATGCGCCGCCACCCGCTGGAAGGCGTCAAGATGATGACGCGCATGCCGGGGCTCACCGCGGTGACGCTCGACGCGATGCGCGTGTGCCTCGAACACCACATGAACTTCAATCGCACCGGCTATCCCGAGGTGAAGGGTGACTGGGGGCAGAGCACGCTGTCGCGGATCGTGTCGGTGGCGGATTGCTTCGACGCCATCACCGCGCACCGCGCCTATCACAAGCGCCCGCGCACGGCCTTCGAGGGCCTGCAGTACCTGGTCGGGGACGCGAGGCTCAACTTCGATCCCGCGGCGCTGTGGGCGCTGGTGAAGACCGTGGGGCTCTATCCGGCCGGCACGCTGCTGCAGACCGACAGCGGGCACATCGTGCTGGTGATCAGCCCCAATCCCGAAGACGTCGCGCGTCCCTCGGTGCGTGTGATCCTGCGCCCCGACGGCTCGGCGCCACCCGCCGATCAGCATGAAGAGTGGGCGCCGATGCCGCGCCACGTGGCGGTGGCGAAGATCCTTCCGCCCGAGAGCATCGAGACCAGCACCTCGGAGCTGCTCGCGGCCTGA